In a genomic window of Equus caballus isolate H_3958 breed thoroughbred chromosome 9, TB-T2T, whole genome shotgun sequence:
- the LOC100068503 gene encoding gasdermin-A, protein MLPLTTESWRIIPGCVSVRVGETDGRPPPPPATASRGHDPWAGAGLETLWPWAGVLESSCVGHSLESGTVTPPRPWGSRRGVRNMSSLFARDTKSLVRELGRRGELVPVDSLTSALHLRPFCLVRKKLRRHPWPWDTPLIPTVFSLMDVLEPDSPVPEVSRSEPIHVQEVVSGAVTGAMSVSAGLQGKVMGSSGVTRTTTLVVQTLWVSPHTWETLVEKRKLRTPRPSFFRELQNRKERESLYVVTEAVETMQDTTLQSSINAAGAGQLSLLGLSHLQLQGQSHMAKEKTVTVPRGTVLAYRVLQLEIEGDRWAVLYLPEGKLCRDTGGGWTLDEEPNFQGLQRQVGAQLQDMATLLPGLRHTLLDALQELLKDSQALQELEDTLEQALDTGVPAQLGGPGACVLSTLQDPSGSLSTSKGRAILCVLGALVVLSDTQRCLLAQSLERRILPRQLELVESILEANFNQMEETPFSLPREVLSSLQSEDAALTLSLVESCGLELQGPGHQLLWDPDVVPQLSALYGSLAGLQLVANPSPAAPSADA, encoded by the exons ATGTTACCATTGACAACTGAAAGCTGGAGAATCATCCCCGGATGTGTCAGCGTCAGGGTTGGAGAGACAGATGGGAgacccccgcctccccccgccaCCGCCTCCCGGGGCCACGAcccctgggcaggggcagggctggaaaccctgtggccctgggcaggggtCCTAGAGAGTTCCTGCGTGGGCCATAGCCTGGAGTCTGGGACAGTCACCCCGCCACGGCCCTGGGGCAGCCGGCGAGGCGTCCG gaaCATGTCGTCCCTCTTTGCGAGGGACACCAAGAGCTTGGTCAGAGAGCTGGGCAGGAGAGGCGAACTGGTGCCCGTTGACAGCCTGACCAGCGCCCTGCACCTGCGTCCCTTCTGCCTGGTGAGGAAGAAGCTCAGACGCCACCCTTGGCCTTGGGACACGCCCCTCATCCCCACGGTCTTCTCCCTCATGGATGTGCTGGAGCCCGACTCCCCCGTCCCAG AGGTGAGCCGGAGCGAACCCATCCACGTCCAGGAGGTGGTGTCAGGAGCCGTGACAGGGGCCATGAGCGTGAGCGCCGGGCTGCAGGGGAAGGTGATGGGGAGCAGCGGGGTGACCCGCACAACTACCCTGGTGGTGCAGACCCTCTGGGTTTCCCCTCACACCTGGGAGACGCTGGTGGAGAAGAG GAAACTGAGGACTCCAAGGCCCTCATTCTTCAGGGAGCTGCAGAACcggaaggagagggagagcctGTATGTGGTGACAGAGGCCGTGGAGACCATGCAGGACACCACGCTTCAGAGCAGCATCAACGCTGCGGGAGCAGGGCAGCTCTCCCTCCTCGGGCTGAGCCATTTACAG cTCCAGGGTCAGAGCCACATGGCCAAGGAGAAGACGGTGACCGTCCCGAGGGGCACTGTCCTGGCCTATAGGGTGCTGCAGCTGGAGATTGAAGGGGATCGCTGGG CTGTGCTGTACCTGCCTGAAGGCAAGCTCTGCAGAGACACTGGCGGAG GCTGGACCCTAGACGAGGAGCCCAACTTCCAGGGCCTGCAGAGGCAGGTGGGTGCCCAGCTGCAGGACATGGCCACGCTGCTCCCTGGGCTGCGGCACACACTGCTGGATGCCCTCCAAGAGCTGCTCAAGGACTCTCAGGCACTGCAGGAGCTCGAGGACACG CTGGAGCAGGCCCTGGACACTGGAGTGCCGGCACAGCTGGGCGGCCCTGGGGCCTGCGTCCTAAGCACCCTCCAGGACCCCTCGGGCAGCCTGTCGACCTCGAAAGGCCGGGCCATCCTCTGCGTTCTTGGAGCGCTAGTGG TGCTGAGCGACACCCAGCGTTGCCTGCTGGCCCAGTCCCTGGAGAGAAGGATCCTGCCTCGGCAGCTGGAGCTG GTGGAGAGCATCTTAGAGGCAAACTTCAATCAGATGGAGGAaacacccttctccctcccacgGGAAGTCCTCTCATCGCTACAGAGCGAGGACGCGGCCCTCACCCTGAGCCTGGTAGAGAGCTGTGGGCTGGAGCTGCAGGGACCCGGCCACCAGCTCCTCTGGGACCCTGATGTGGTGCCACAGTTGTCTGCACTGTATGGGTCCCTTGCAGGGCTGCAGCTAGTGGCCAACCCCAGCCCTGCGGCCCCCTCTGCTGATGCCTGA